A window from Engraulis encrasicolus isolate BLACKSEA-1 chromosome 11, IST_EnEncr_1.0, whole genome shotgun sequence encodes these proteins:
- the LOC134458719 gene encoding paraneoplastic antigen Ma6E-like codes for MTPLLIFRMLCACLLLGEVFGYYGYYGNWGFPYGYYGYPGYAHAQAARQAAPVSQTQSPAQKPQAAAKGPGQVSQADVSQTGPAATHDAGGDLGSFPASGGAGDAASMDGAGAAAFMDGAGEAAFMDGAAGAAFMDGAGAAFMDGAGEDAFMDGAGEDAFMDGAGADADRLLVLTAPSGFQSRYVVRSFNRYQRGKRVFSQTTYIPLDFPPPPPASGEGPAMVSKPEEDSPAMAFMPAKKG; via the exons GATGCTCTGCGCTTGTCTTCTATTGGGAGAGGTGTTTGGATATTATGGATATTATGGAAATTGGGGATTTCCATATGGATATTATGGATATCCAGGCTATGCCCATGCCCAGGCAGCACGCCAGGCAGCCCCAGTGTCCCAGACCCAGAGCCCAGCACAGAAGCCCCAAGCTGCAGCCAAGGGACCTGGCCAAGTATCCCAGGCCGATGTGTCTCAGACTGGGCCCGCTGCAACACATGATGCTGGAGGTGACCTTGGAAGCTTCCCTGccagtggtggtgctggtgatgcTGCCTCTATggatggtgctggtgctgctgccttTATGGATGGTGCTGGTGAGGCTGCCTTTATGGatggtgctgctggtgctgcctTTATGGATGGTGCTGGTGCTGCCTTTATGGATGGTGCTGGTGAGGATGCCTTTATGGATGGTGCTGGTGAGGATGCCTTTATGGATGGTGCTGGTGCAGATGCAGACCGTCTCCTGGTCCTCACGGCTCCTTCGGGCTTCCAGAGCCGCTACGTGGTGCGCTCCTTCAACCGCTACCAGCGAGGGAAGAGGGTCTTCTCCCAGACCACCTACATCCCCCTGGACTTCCCTCCACCGCCCCCTGCCTCTGGGGAGGGACCTGCAATGGTCTCCAAACCTGAGGAGGACTCGCCAGCTATGGCGTTTATGCCAGCAAA AAAAGGCTAG